DNA from Desulfitobacterium chlororespirans DSM 11544:
GGCCGGCGCCACCAGCCCAATTCCCCAGCGCACCATATCCAAACCCACTGTTGAGGGAAGTACCACATCCATGGTCTGAAGGCGCAGCTGCAGCAGGAACGCTAGAGACACGATAATCTGCACAGCCACGGCGCTTAAAGCCGCTACGGTCATTTCCTTGCCGGCTTTTTCCTCATGATACTGCACATGAAGAGCATAGATCACCGCTGTCCCAAGCAGGAGCGCACTGCTGAAATAATAAACAATCGTCACGCCGCCGTTCCAGGCCGGGATGCCATTGGCTCTCACATAGACCAATGAACAAACCAGAAGCAATCCACAGGACACCACGCTGCCGATGATATAAAGCGCTGCAGGTATCTTCTTATCTTTGTATACCAAAAAGATGGCAACCAGGAGAATGATCCCAAAAACCAGGGACCAAAGCCCTTCCTGGGCGATCATAGAACCCAGATTATGAAAGGCGTTGAGAAAACGGAAAGGCCTGCCCAGGTGGGTCGCCGAGGCCAGCATAGCGATGCCTGCAAGAACCAAAAGGAGAGGCATAACCTGACGCGCTGCTTTTTTCCGGACCTCTGCAGAGGGAATGCTGCTGGCTTGCCAGAGTGTATAGGACAGGAAGGTTCCTGTGCATAAACCCATCAATAACGTGAAAACGATTAAGGATAAATTAAGTTCTGCCATAATTCCACCTCCTACACATAATAAACGGACGGCCCGGTTCCGAATTTCGGCAAAAAGGGCTGGGCGTGTTTGGCGGCGATAAGACGGGAAATCTCACTGTCCGGATCGCTGATCACCCCAAAGATCCGCGCCTCCCCGGGACAGGATTCCACACAATAGGGTTTTTCACCCTTGGCAATGAGTTCCATGCAAAAGGTGCATTTGCTCATCACTTTTTTCTCTGTATCAAATTCCGGGGCATCGTAGGGACAAGTCCAGACACAATATTTACAGCCGATGCAGACATCCTGATTGACTGAAACCAGCCCGTTATCGTCCTTGTGCATCGCTCCTGTCGGACAATTCTTAACGCAGGCCGGATCTGCACAATGATTGCACAGCCGGGGCCGGAAGGCCAGCACCGGATTCGGGTATTTTCCGGCCGGTTGATACATGATCCGGCTGCCGATCGTCTCCACACTGCTCCAATGAGCGTCTCCCGGGACTTTATGATTGATTTTACAGCCGATGACACAAGTTTGGCAGCCTACACATCTTGTGGTGTCAATCAACATTCCGTATTGTTTATTGGACATGGGTCAACCCCCTTGTAATTATACTTTTTGCACTTCCACCAGAACATCATAAAAAGCTGAATTGGTCTGACTGATGGCTTCTTCAACCGGATTAAGGGTTAAGTGGGTTAAGTTTTGCAGATTCCCTTCAATATAGTAATCCGGCGACCAACCGCTGGCTATGGCAGCAACTCCGGGCACAATGCCTTCGGTCACAAAGGCTTTGACCACGCAATGG
Protein-coding regions in this window:
- a CDS encoding dimethyl sulfoxide reductase anchor subunit family protein, with amino-acid sequence MAELNLSLIVFTLLMGLCTGTFLSYTLWQASSIPSAEVRKKAARQVMPLLLVLAGIAMLASATHLGRPFRFLNAFHNLGSMIAQEGLWSLVFGIILLVAIFLVYKDKKIPAALYIIGSVVSCGLLLVCSLVYVRANGIPAWNGGVTIVYYFSSALLLGTAVIYALHVQYHEEKAGKEMTVAALSAVAVQIIVSLAFLLQLRLQTMDVVLPSTVGLDMVRWGIGLVAPAVIAYLALKGKIGSKNAVRFFLGCVILGEIFSRLIFFMQGIHL
- a CDS encoding 4Fe-4S dicluster domain-containing protein; translation: MSNKQYGMLIDTTRCVGCQTCVIGCKINHKVPGDAHWSSVETIGSRIMYQPAGKYPNPVLAFRPRLCNHCADPACVKNCPTGAMHKDDNGLVSVNQDVCIGCKYCVWTCPYDAPEFDTEKKVMSKCTFCMELIAKGEKPYCVESCPGEARIFGVISDPDSEISRLIAAKHAQPFLPKFGTGPSVYYV